In Erigeron canadensis isolate Cc75 chromosome 8, C_canadensis_v1, whole genome shotgun sequence, the DNA window TTTTAGACGGTTGAATTTGTCTCAAGTGTTTTGGAACTCGAGATACAGTGGACGGAATAGAGGAAAATAAATTAAGTgatgtttttcttcttttgtctttagTTTGTTTCCATACATTTTGATACTTTATTCTAATGTATGATAATTGTTGTATACTACTAGTATATCTAGGAGGGTATGATTGTAACCTTATTATTTGGATCATTTtaggtgttttttttaaatatagggTTATTGGTCCATATCCTCATCAAttctcatttattttttatattcagCTACAAAAACTATTTTATGCAAGTAACTAAAATACATATAGTTTGTGActaaataagttattttttacTATAAACGAAACACGACATATGACACCATTCTATAATTATTAACCTTTTCAAATTTTGGCAAAATTTAACAAAGTGGTAACATCCCCTTCAACTTTAATTACCTAATCGTTACTTTGTTGTCACATTAGATGGTTGCACATGTTTCCAAATTCCAACGTCTCATGAACTTTTTTTTGGTAATGTATATTTGTTGTGGGAAAATGAATATGGTGTTGTCTCacacccaacttaggtgaaaTACACTCACATACTATGTTAAAAAGAcacatacaatttttaaaatactATCTGTATAATTAATAAGTGATTAGGCcgccatgaattttatggaataaaaaaacaagatgtaaAGGTTTTTTTCTACCCAAATTGGGTCAGAAACAGTTCCACCTTCACTTCCCCATCTGTATAATATGATAACTCCAATAGCTTATCATCGCAAACTTCTTTTTGCAAGATTATAGTTAAAAAGACAGTTTTGAAATCCATGTAGAATAACCATGAATAACTTTGCACAAAAGAAAGCCGTAACATTCTTATAGATCCAACCTTTGCAATTGATGCAATGTTTCATACAAGTTCACACTTTACACTTATGTGTACAGTATACCCGTATGTTAAGAGTTTGAATCGACCTTGTTTTAGATCATATAGCCGTAACATATTTTTAAGCATCGTTTTTGGTTCATTAATTAGATTAGATGAAGCATAACATACCATATCACGATCCCATAGCGCATGATCAGAAATTTCCAAAAATATTATTAGAAATTTCGCATGGTGGTTCTGTTTATTCGTGAACATTGGTTTTTTAGTTAGTCGCACAAGTGACTAATTAATCATGCCTAGGCCTTTTCTTGAACGTATTTGACATTTTTAATTTTCGAAATGTTACCTAGACTCCAACTTCTGGATGTTCTGGTGAttttattcaaattttatttttggatcaTGAATATTTGTTGGGTCTATATAGTTCTCTACTGCTATGGCTTCAATGTTAAGTTGTGGGCTCATATGGAATgtcaaatataaagaaaaatagtaGGCTAGCTAGAGGGACAATTACTATTCTTTGAAAGATGAGCCATTTTTTAGTCAGATGGAAGTTCTACCAATTTCCAATACCACACCAAGATATATGTCTAAGACAAGATTAAACTTGAAACCtcttataagaaaatataactCATTGCCACTAAAACACTTTGTACTGGCCGGTTGGATGGTGATCAATCCTTTTTGTGGATGAAAGGATTTGTGATCCAAGTCCTCTCCACAAGGCCGGGACAAGCAAGTGCAACCAAAAACTTTTATATGTAAAAGCCACAAGATGTAAAAAGAGATACAGATTTATACAGTAGTACTTTGTGATAGAGCACTTTGTGGTAGCATTTTGTCATTTTGTGATTATCTTTATGTAACACGTACAGCTCCGTACTACTATACTATTGATAGAGTCATGACTACTGTGATGTGAGCTGGGGCCGAAAAAAGGAAAAGGTGGATGGGGTTTTTCTTGCTTTTGGCATAATGGCTCCCATCGAGGGGGACCTAACTACGGGCTATTAGTTCAGTGGGTAGGGCGTAGAGGCGACCATGTGCGCTCCACACGTTGTACTTAACAGACGTGATTAAAATACCGGTACAAAATCATATACACAATATATCTTAACCCCTGAAATTTTTGAAACTCGCCACCATAGATGATATAATTACCTACAATTCAGGACTACTGCATATAAGGTAGCTTTTATTACAAATAATATGAAGGAAAGTAACATGGTTTTATGGACAGAAATTGACAAAGTAACAACCGCACAAGGACAACAAGGAGATGGGTAAATGTTGCCTTACTTGACTCTCTTTATGCCTTCTCTTCAGCTGCATACAGTGCCTtgatttcttcaacatcatcataGCTTCCAAGGAATATTGGAGATCTATCGTGAATCTTCTTCGGAACCAAGTCAAGTGCCTGTCAGTACAATGTGTTAGATTTAAGTTTCAAGCTTTATCTGACTTGACAGAGCTTTTGCCACGGAACAAGAAATGGATCAACAAACAATTCAAAAATGCCAACACGGGACGGTCAGCTTGATGAAATAAATAATATCCTAGATAGGCATATCCGCTAAGCTGGTATAATGTAAAAGTGGTTAAATGGCCAGGTTGATTAATATGTCAAAACTGGTTCGGGTCAAAGTGATGTGATGGTCAAACCTGACCCGGCCTAACAGCACCCTTTTAATATGTCTTCTTTATTGtacaaagttttaatatttgataagcTACCAGTAAAGCAGTATCTGAATTAACCCTTTCAATCGACACCTCAATAAAATATGATGCTTAAAGGGATCATTACCCGTTCCTTTCCGGTAAATGACTGTCCTCCAGCTTGTTCCATCAAGAACGACATGGGGAAGACCTCATAGAGAACCCTGTTTTGTATACGTTTAAAGCAGTTAGTAACAAAAGATTGCAATGTAATTAAGAAAATACCTTCTAAAAAGACATTTAATGTACCTTAGTTTCCCATTGGGACTCTTCTTATCAGCAGGGTACAAAAACACACCTCCATACAGTAAGGTGCGATGAACATCAGCAACCATACTGTAGCACACAAGAGAACATATTTTATTGTCAGTCATGTGAAACAAAATAAAGTTTTCCTACAAGAAACCAAGAAGAGGCATAAAAAAACTTTTCGTATTATTATCTGAGCCAATTTAAGTCACTGAGATGTATAGAACTAGCAGTGGTaaattgacccattcataagtaaatgaatGAAATTGTCACCTATCCACCTCACCAACAAAACTTTATGATGataaaacaataacaatatagtatgcaaaattttgaaaattttgttgtatGCATGCTAGCTATGTTCAGAATAATGTCAGAAATATTGCGTCGTAAGTTAAAATGGATTAAGTTTCGATTATTCAGTTCAAGtaccaaattaaaaaattataaacaaagTGAGAGTATATTGTTATCATTGCAATTTGGCTTTACACAATCCAAGTACCTGCCAATGTATCTTAGAGACTTTGCCGATGAACCATCAGTTGGGAACTTGCATTTTTCCACAAACCTGAAACACATAATATGTCAAAAACACATCCTAAAGCGACCAATGAAAAAGGACACAAGAAAATCAATATACTTTGCGGTGGGACCATCCCAGTTCTTAGCATTTCCTTCATTAACTGAATAGATCTTTCCTTTCTTTGGGATCTGGAAAGGAAGTTGTTAGTTATGAAAAGCTTACATAAATGAACAAGCACCGTGTTGAAATGAAATGCAAGTAGAGTTCTAAAAAGGAAGTGCAAGCATAGTTAGCAAAACTCGAAGCCACGTTTGCAGCCAAAGGGTTGTAGACTTGTAGGTACTAagatagtttttcttgaatttcGTAACATGTTACAATGTTTAATTTTTCATCAAATATCCAAAATACTCTTCAGCAAAGACTGATAAAGGTGTCATATGAACCCAAATTAGTATCGTAAATGGCAAATCCTGCTTTTACTTTATTATGATTTTGATTCTCGACTTTGGATTATTAGTTTCAAAATAATCAGTTTGGAGCGCAAGATAAGAATAGATAAGTAATTACTGAGATAATCAGAAATTCTAACCAgctaaaatttaaattaaagtgGTTATCAAGTTATTTGATCCTTGATTTACAAAGATAGAAAAGTTGCAAAGGGGTTTACCTTGATGTCCGGGTGGGTGAGTATAAACTCTCCTAGAGATGGATCAAGAGTAAATCCATTGACACCAGATCCAGTACTTAACACAAactgaaaaataatataatgtgCAATGAGTAAGttaaataatacataaaatcTAAGCATCAAtcataaaagttaaaaaccttGACAACTGAACAAGGTTCTTCCACTAGCTACTACACAAATCAGGAGATAACTGAATTATTAAAAACGAGTAAAGATCAAATAAGTCATAAAATACCCTTTGGGCAACATTCGACCCATTTGAGCGACCCGTATCCTTGAGTTATACAGTATTATAAACCATAGCCCGCATCTACCCAGTAGTAACAAAATCCATTAAAACGGCCGCCTAAAAAAAGAGATCATTCTCACCGTGCAAGAGCTACCATACATGCAATATCCAGCGGCTAGCATATTCTTTCCAGGCTGCAACACATCTTCTAAGCGTGCCTCATCGCCATCTTTTATCATGTAAATTCCAAAAATCTAGATGAAAGAAACATAACTTATTATGCAGGTATCTTGAAGAAATTCCATTGAATGTATGAGAGTTTAAGTAATAGCTCAAATGGGATGTCATACTGTTCCAATGGAAACACCACAGTCAATGTTCGAGGACCCGTCCAGTGGATCAAAAACTACACAATATCTGCATAATATATGCAAGTAAATTCCAAGAAATTATACCTAAAGAGACtacattaaaaaggaaaaggaaaaaactaGAAGGAAGGAGATTTTTGACTCAGAAAACAAAGAGAATTTGCTCACTTTCCACGCTTGGACGGTTCCACAATGATTGCATCTTCATCCTCTTCAGATACAAGTATGCACTGAAAGAATGGTAATTGAAAACTTTAGAAAGAAAACATGATAAGATGGGCAGATTGGGTAAGAATTCCTGTAGAAACGGGTATATTTCTACAACCAGTCATAACGGGTTGGGTGGAACCACAAAAAGGGAACGAACTGAGTTTCGTTTCCGGGTTTATGGAACACTAGTTTGTCAAACTTTTACACTTCTTTATAAGTAATCAAATGGTTAAACTTTTACTATGAAAAATCAAGGATaaacaaaaattcaaaactttcaacTAAAGCAATTTAAGGAGTTGTGTGCATTAGTAATACACTTTGGCCCGTTCCCTTTTCACCCATATGTAAAACAAAGCCAACCCATTCATATGAAACAGGGTCAAACATGCCACACTAAAAAGGCACTCACCGTTCTGCCACTGCTGACCAAAGCCTTCACAAAGACTTCATTCGACAGAACATCCAATTTCTTCTGCTCTTCTCCCTGCAGCCAGAACAATCACACAATAAAGTTGTAGGAACACGAACAAAAATCCAACATGTATAATTAGAAAAAGGGCGATTCGTTTGACTTGCCTGAACATTGGTCTCCCCAGCAAGTCCAATGAGTTTTGCCAAACCTGCCTGCGCAATTTAACTTTAGACTATAAATCCATAACAAATCCTTCTCCTTAACATATATGGCAGGATGTTTATTGTTTCACCCCACCAGAACACAAGGCAAGAAAATTTTCCCTTTTTTGTTTTACACTTCATCAGTTAATTTTTCGTAACAACTCCGCGTATAAACTTTACAATCAGCACGATGGTAAACTACATAGAAAATTTTACCTTTCAAcgtaatttttttctttttttaccatTTTGATGTAGCCAACTTACACCATTTTTACCACTGACTCCGTGACTCTATATATAACCATATATCACAGCCAAATTTATACCCATAACACATATAATTCGAACAAAAAACAgagtatattgtatgtatatatatatatatagagagagagagagagaggaccTTATTAACAGCAGCACAAACGAATTTGCAACCAAGAACAATGTGACTAAGCAAAATACTAAAATCACCCCGTGATTCCGGGTGCTTGGATTGTTCGTTCAACACAAACCGCGTTATTGTCATTAAATCCGTACGGAATGCATCTGCGGCGTGATCCATCTTCCTTTCTTTCacttacttttctttttttgttaacGATCGatcaatagatatatagatatagatagatatggaTACAGAAGACACGTTGTTaccttttttaatttctttcaatttattattttgtttgacAATTAACAATAGGCCACTTTcatattt includes these proteins:
- the LOC122611349 gene encoding fructose-1,6-bisphosphatase, cytosolic, with product MDHAADAFRTDLMTITRFVLNEQSKHPESRGDFSILLSHIVLGCKFVCAAVNKAGLAKLIGLAGETNVQGEEQKKLDVLSNEVFVKALVSSGRTCILVSEEDEDAIIVEPSKRGKYCVVFDPLDGSSNIDCGVSIGTIFGIYMIKDGDEARLEDVLQPGKNMLAAGYCMYGSSCTFVLSTGSGVNGFTLDPSLGEFILTHPDIKIPKKGKIYSVNEGNAKNWDGPTAKFVEKCKFPTDGSSAKSLRYIGSMVADVHRTLLYGGVFLYPADKKSPNGKLRVLYEVFPMSFLMEQAGGQSFTGKERALDLVPKKIHDRSPIFLGSYDDVEEIKALYAAEEKA